From Stigmatopora argus isolate UIUO_Sarg chromosome 14, RoL_Sarg_1.0, whole genome shotgun sequence, the proteins below share one genomic window:
- the card11 gene encoding caspase recruitment domain-containing protein 11 isoform X2, translating to MENGTLGLLDDVENRWENVECKRYEICRIISPAKLTPYLRQCKVLDEQDEDEILNSLLLVSKANRTSRLLDILHSKGERGYVVFLESLEFYYPELYKQVTGKNPTRRFSTIVVEEGHEGLTQFLMDEVLKLQQQFNVKTLQNVELSRKNSTLEDEQKKLKLVNQELQATQQRYNKMKEERNTYNDELLRIKDENYKLAMRYAALSEEKNLAVMRSRDLQLEIDQFKHKLNKMEEECTMERKQSLKLQNDIENRPKREQILELERENETLKIKLQELQSIIQPGPLSTSDKDILDILEHDRQEAIEDRQDLVNRLYNLHEEVRQAEELRDKYLEEKEDLELKCSTLQKDCQMYRNRMDTITMQLKEVEKERDQSFRARDDAQHQSSQSLIDKDKYRKQIRELEEKSDELQIEMVRKEARLVTLESRLRRINKDIALDQSLPRDLAPTLLFQRENKPAQGLSEWSSDESPEEKLFPEESRLKRRPNLKVVNRAKSPSCVPRDLPISNIDAAHPAVNTASNSGDSLDIQMTNMAANNNSLPPLPSSATISPPYPNNSTPAISPTYPNNLTPAISPTNPNNSTPAISPTYPNNSNPTLTPTPTLTPTPSSLHYPATEQPNRLNMLRNRNVSIESMHPEPPEKASLYRRTKESEKDFLPRSLSDFDSDHMELEFEEEDVKHGPSSVHSSSSSHQSECLDTYDIDQVNNIFRKLSLERPFRPSLSSYSRISLTMKPAQELTLLSENLLKDTTLVGGNDSGIFISSVQPGSVAEKIGLREGQHLLLLEGQICGENQRISLETSTQEEAYWVLHHCSGPIRMHYRLNVDVYRRLQWELAEGTRVSGDSFYIRVNLNISSHLDNCSLSVQCDEVVHVLDTKNQRLSEWLCARVDPYSGCDLQDRGTLPCNSRAQQLLLMKIQKLMCRGGKEENEIQRNARNNLQPEEPSPCPDSKGSPRMSRASIFLSQILQLVSRADAKYKRLNSNERVRIITSNLSTLPRQGLETLRAEDSTDPEREMSRSLNLIPYSHVTPRVTERRRPVLFTPTALAQTLSQKLVNMGGALDFSVCKPDILPKEEFNQKLGADSYVYCKEKRGSFEFITRECIEAIASKGKHCLLDAELSCVKNLLRMEMYPIIIFVKICEKNVKKLRKLPLRLESEEEFLKTCRLKKKELEGIPCLYASLEQDAWPGTDDLVKVIKERIFEEQKKTVWVEQDLL from the exons ATGGAAAACGGCACACTGGGGCTACTTGATGATGTTGAGAACCGGTGGGAGAACGTGGAATGCAAACGCTATGAAATTTGCCGCATTATCTCTCCGGCCAAGCTCACCCCATACCTTCGACAGTGCAAAGTGTTGGATGAGCAAGATGAAGATGAGATTCTCAACTCTTTGCTGTTGGTTTCCAAAGCAAACCGCACAA GTCGCCTTCTTGACATCCTCCACTCTAAAGGAGAACGAGGATATGTGGTCTTTTTGGAGAGCTTGGAATTTTATTATCCTGAACTCTACAAACAGGTTACAGGAAAAAACCCCACTCGTCGCTTTTCCACCATCGTAG TTGAGGAGGGTCATGAAGGTCTGACCCAGTTTTTGATGGATGAGGTGCTGAAGTTGCAGCAGCAGTTTAACGTAAAGACCTTGCAGAACGTTGAGCTCAGCAGGAAGAATAGCACCCTGGAGGATGAGCAAAAGAAACTGAAACTTGTAAACCAGGAACTTCAGGCCACAcaacaga GgtacaacaaaatgaaagaagaaagaaacacGTACAATGATGAGCTGCTTAGAATCAAGGATGAAAACTACAAACTGGCCATGAGATATGCTGCTCTGAGTGAGGAGAAGAATTTAGCAGTTATGAGGAGCAGAGACCTGCAGCTGGAG ATTGACCAATTTAAGCACAAGCTAAACAAGATGGAGGAAGAGTGTACGATGGAGAGGAAACAAAGTCTCAagctgcaaaatgacattgaaaatcgGCCCAAAAGGGAGCAGATCTTAGAGCTCGAGAGGGAGAATGAGACTCTCAAGATCAAACTGCAGGAACTGCAGTCCATCATCCAG CCTGGTCCCCTTTCTACATCGGACAAAGACATCCTTGACATCTTGGAACATGACAGACAGGAGGCAATTGAAGATAGACAAGATTTGGTCAATCGCCTCTACAATCTCCACGAGGAAGTCAGACAGGCAGAAGAACTACGAGACAAG TACTTGGAAGAGAAGGAGGACCTGGAGCTTAAGTGCTCCACGTTGCAGAAAGACTGTCAAATGTATCGGAACCGAATGGACACCATCACCATGCAGCTCAAGGAAGTGGAAAAGGAGAGGGATCAG TCCTTTCGGGCCAGAGACGATGCCCAGCACCAATCCTCCCAGAGTCTGATTGACAAAGACAAATATCGCAAGCAAATTAGAGAGTTGGAGGAGAAAAGCGATGAGCTCCAGATTGAGATGGTGAGGAAAGAAGCTCGGCTAGTCACACTGGAGTCTCGCCTGCGTAGAATCAACAAGGATATTGCCCTGGATCAG AGTTTACCAAGGGATTTAGCCCCCACCTTACTCTTCCAGCGAGAAAATAAACCTGCCCAGGGTCTATCAGAATGGTCAAGTGACGAGTCGCCAGAGGAGAAGCTTTTCCCTGAAGAGTCCCGCCTAAAACGCAGACCTAACCTGAAAGTAGTG AACAGAGCCAAGTCTCCCAGCTGTGTACCCAGAGACCTTCCAATTAGTAACATTGATGCCGCTCATCCTGCTGTTAACACAG CGTCAAACAGTGGAGATAGCCTTGACATTCAGATGACAAACATGGCAGCCAACAACAACTCTCTCCCTCCTTTACCCAGTTCCGCCACCATATCGCCTCCGTATCCCAACAACTCGACCCCCGCCATATCGCCTACGTATCCCAACAACTTGACCCCCGCCATATCGCCTACAAATCCCAACAACTCGACCCCCGCCATATCGCCTACGTATCCCAACAACTCGAACCCCACCCTGACCCCGACCCCCACCCTGACCCCGACCCCCTCTTCTCTCCATTACCCTGCGACTGAACAGCCGAATCGACTGAATATG CTCCGTAACCGCAATGTCAGCATTGAATCCATGCACCCTGAGCCTCCTGAGAAAGCATCACTGTACCGCAGAACAAAGGAGAGTGAAAAGGATTTCCTTCCCCGCAG CCTCTCGGACTTTGACAGCGACCATATGGAACTGGAATTTG aagaagaagacgtgAAGCATGGACCTTCCTCTGTCCACTCGTCTTCCTCATCCCATCAATCTGAATGCCTGGACACTTATGACATTGACCAAGTCAACAATATCTTCAGAAAACTTTCTTTAGAACG GCCATTTCGTCCGTCTCTGTCTTCCTACTCCAGAATTAGCTTGACAATGAAACCTGCGCAGGAGTTAACATTATTAAGTGAAAACCTATTGAAAGACACCACGCTTGTTGGCGGAAATGACAGTGGGATTTTCATCTCATCTGTTCAGCCGGGATCCGTCGCTGAGAAGATTGGGCTGCGAGAAGGACAACACCTCTTGTTG CTTGAAGGCCAGATATGTGGGGAGAACCAGAGAATTTCCTTGGAAACCAGCACCCAGGAAGAAGCTTACTGGGTGCTGCATCATTGCTCTGGACCAATCAGGATGCACTATCGGCTCAACGTTGACG TATACCGCCGTCTTCAGTGGGAGCTCGCGGAAGGCACGCGGGTTTCTGGAGACTCCTTCTACATTCGGGTGAACCTCAACATCTCTAGCCATTTGGACAATTGCTCGCTAAGTGTGCAATGTGATGAGGTGGTCCACGTTCTGGACACCAAGAACCAAAGGTTATCTGAATGGCTGTGTGCTCGCGTCGACCCCTACAGCGGCTGCGACCTGCAAGACCGTGGAACTCTTCCTTGCAATTCACG GGCTCAGCAGCTCCTTCTAATGAAAATACAGAAGTTAATGTGTCGAGgtggaaaagaagaaaatgaaattcAGCGTAATGCAAGG AACAATTTGCAACCAGAAGAACCCAGCCCATGTCCTGACTCCAAAGGCAGCCCACGTATGTCGAGAGCAAGCATCTTTCTCAGTCAAATCCTGCAG cttgtcAGCAGAGCAGATGCCAAATACAAGCGACTGAACAGCAATGAGCGTGTGAGGATAATAACCTCCAATTTGTCTACCCTTCCCAGACAAGGGTTAGAAACACTTAGAGCAGAAG ACAGCACAGATCCTGAAAGAGAGATGAGCAGAAGTTTGAACCTGATCCCCTACAGTCATGTCACCCCACGAGTGACTGAGAGGAGGAGACCAGTACTATTTACACCCACAGCTTTAGCCCAAACACTTTCACAGAAATTAGTCAACATGGGGGGCGCCCTGGACTTCAGCGTTTGCAAACCGG acatTTTACCCAAAGAGGAATTTAACCAGAAACTGGGTGCAGATTCTTATGTTTACTGCAAAGAAAAACGCGGCTCTTTCGAATTCATCACCAGAGAGTGTATCGAGGCCATCGCTTCAAAG GGCAAACACTGCCTACTGGATGCAGAACTCAGCTGCGTCAAAAACCTTCTGAGGATGGAAATGTACCCAATCATCATTTTCGTCAAGAtctgtgaaaaaaatgtcaagaagcTGCG GAAGTTGCCACTGCGCCTGGAGTCGGAGGAGGAGTTTCTGAAGACATGCAGGCTGAAAAAAAAGGAGCTGGAGGGTATTCCCTGTCTCTACGCCAGCCTGGAGCAAGACGCCTGGCCAGGGACCGATGACCTCGTCAAGGTAATCAAAGAGCGGATATTTGAAGAGCAGAAGAAGACTGTGTGGGTGGAGCAAGATCTTTTGTAG
- the card11 gene encoding caspase recruitment domain-containing protein 11 isoform X1, with the protein MENGTLGLLDDVENRWENVECKRYEICRIISPAKLTPYLRQCKVLDEQDEDEILNSLLLVSKANRTSRLLDILHSKGERGYVVFLESLEFYYPELYKQVTGKNPTRRFSTIVVEEGHEGLTQFLMDEVLKLQQQFNVKTLQNVELSRKNSTLEDEQKKLKLVNQELQATQQRYNKMKEERNTYNDELLRIKDENYKLAMRYAALSEEKNLAVMRSRDLQLEIDQFKHKLNKMEEECTMERKQSLKLQNDIENRPKREQILELERENETLKIKLQELQSIIQPGPLSTSDKDILDILEHDRQEAIEDRQDLVNRLYNLHEEVRQAEELRDKYLEEKEDLELKCSTLQKDCQMYRNRMDTITMQLKEVEKERDQSFRARDDAQHQSSQSLIDKDKYRKQIRELEEKSDELQIEMVRKEARLVTLESRLRRINKDIALDQSLPRDLAPTLLFQRENKPAQGLSEWSSDESPEEKLFPEESRLKRRPNLKVVNRAKSPSCVPRDLPISNIDAAHPAVNTASNSGDSLDIQMTNMAANNNSLPPLPSSATISPPYPNNSTPAISPTYPNNLTPAISPTNPNNSTPAISPTYPNNSNPTLTPTPTLTPTPSSLHYPATEQPNRLNMLRNRNVSIESMHPEPPEKASLYRRTKESEKDFLPRSLSDFDSDHMELEFEEEDVKHGPSSVHSSSSSHQSECLDTYDIDQVNNIFRKLSLERPFRPSLSSYSRISLTMKPAQELTLLSENLLKDTTLVGGNDSGIFISSVQPGSVAEKIGLREGQHLLLLEGQICGENQRISLETSTQEEAYWVLHHCSGPIRMHYRLNVDVYRRLQWELAEGTRVSGDSFYIRVNLNISSHLDNCSLSVQCDEVVHVLDTKNQRLSEWLCARVDPYSGCDLQDRGTLPCNSRAQQLLLMKIQKLMCRGGKEENEIQRNARNNLQPEEPSPCPDSKGSPRMSRASIFLSQILQLVSRADAKYKRLNSNERVRIITSNLSTLPRQGLETLRAEADSTDPEREMSRSLNLIPYSHVTPRVTERRRPVLFTPTALAQTLSQKLVNMGGALDFSVCKPDILPKEEFNQKLGADSYVYCKEKRGSFEFITRECIEAIASKGKHCLLDAELSCVKNLLRMEMYPIIIFVKICEKNVKKLRKLPLRLESEEEFLKTCRLKKKELEGIPCLYASLEQDAWPGTDDLVKVIKERIFEEQKKTVWVEQDLL; encoded by the exons ATGGAAAACGGCACACTGGGGCTACTTGATGATGTTGAGAACCGGTGGGAGAACGTGGAATGCAAACGCTATGAAATTTGCCGCATTATCTCTCCGGCCAAGCTCACCCCATACCTTCGACAGTGCAAAGTGTTGGATGAGCAAGATGAAGATGAGATTCTCAACTCTTTGCTGTTGGTTTCCAAAGCAAACCGCACAA GTCGCCTTCTTGACATCCTCCACTCTAAAGGAGAACGAGGATATGTGGTCTTTTTGGAGAGCTTGGAATTTTATTATCCTGAACTCTACAAACAGGTTACAGGAAAAAACCCCACTCGTCGCTTTTCCACCATCGTAG TTGAGGAGGGTCATGAAGGTCTGACCCAGTTTTTGATGGATGAGGTGCTGAAGTTGCAGCAGCAGTTTAACGTAAAGACCTTGCAGAACGTTGAGCTCAGCAGGAAGAATAGCACCCTGGAGGATGAGCAAAAGAAACTGAAACTTGTAAACCAGGAACTTCAGGCCACAcaacaga GgtacaacaaaatgaaagaagaaagaaacacGTACAATGATGAGCTGCTTAGAATCAAGGATGAAAACTACAAACTGGCCATGAGATATGCTGCTCTGAGTGAGGAGAAGAATTTAGCAGTTATGAGGAGCAGAGACCTGCAGCTGGAG ATTGACCAATTTAAGCACAAGCTAAACAAGATGGAGGAAGAGTGTACGATGGAGAGGAAACAAAGTCTCAagctgcaaaatgacattgaaaatcgGCCCAAAAGGGAGCAGATCTTAGAGCTCGAGAGGGAGAATGAGACTCTCAAGATCAAACTGCAGGAACTGCAGTCCATCATCCAG CCTGGTCCCCTTTCTACATCGGACAAAGACATCCTTGACATCTTGGAACATGACAGACAGGAGGCAATTGAAGATAGACAAGATTTGGTCAATCGCCTCTACAATCTCCACGAGGAAGTCAGACAGGCAGAAGAACTACGAGACAAG TACTTGGAAGAGAAGGAGGACCTGGAGCTTAAGTGCTCCACGTTGCAGAAAGACTGTCAAATGTATCGGAACCGAATGGACACCATCACCATGCAGCTCAAGGAAGTGGAAAAGGAGAGGGATCAG TCCTTTCGGGCCAGAGACGATGCCCAGCACCAATCCTCCCAGAGTCTGATTGACAAAGACAAATATCGCAAGCAAATTAGAGAGTTGGAGGAGAAAAGCGATGAGCTCCAGATTGAGATGGTGAGGAAAGAAGCTCGGCTAGTCACACTGGAGTCTCGCCTGCGTAGAATCAACAAGGATATTGCCCTGGATCAG AGTTTACCAAGGGATTTAGCCCCCACCTTACTCTTCCAGCGAGAAAATAAACCTGCCCAGGGTCTATCAGAATGGTCAAGTGACGAGTCGCCAGAGGAGAAGCTTTTCCCTGAAGAGTCCCGCCTAAAACGCAGACCTAACCTGAAAGTAGTG AACAGAGCCAAGTCTCCCAGCTGTGTACCCAGAGACCTTCCAATTAGTAACATTGATGCCGCTCATCCTGCTGTTAACACAG CGTCAAACAGTGGAGATAGCCTTGACATTCAGATGACAAACATGGCAGCCAACAACAACTCTCTCCCTCCTTTACCCAGTTCCGCCACCATATCGCCTCCGTATCCCAACAACTCGACCCCCGCCATATCGCCTACGTATCCCAACAACTTGACCCCCGCCATATCGCCTACAAATCCCAACAACTCGACCCCCGCCATATCGCCTACGTATCCCAACAACTCGAACCCCACCCTGACCCCGACCCCCACCCTGACCCCGACCCCCTCTTCTCTCCATTACCCTGCGACTGAACAGCCGAATCGACTGAATATG CTCCGTAACCGCAATGTCAGCATTGAATCCATGCACCCTGAGCCTCCTGAGAAAGCATCACTGTACCGCAGAACAAAGGAGAGTGAAAAGGATTTCCTTCCCCGCAG CCTCTCGGACTTTGACAGCGACCATATGGAACTGGAATTTG aagaagaagacgtgAAGCATGGACCTTCCTCTGTCCACTCGTCTTCCTCATCCCATCAATCTGAATGCCTGGACACTTATGACATTGACCAAGTCAACAATATCTTCAGAAAACTTTCTTTAGAACG GCCATTTCGTCCGTCTCTGTCTTCCTACTCCAGAATTAGCTTGACAATGAAACCTGCGCAGGAGTTAACATTATTAAGTGAAAACCTATTGAAAGACACCACGCTTGTTGGCGGAAATGACAGTGGGATTTTCATCTCATCTGTTCAGCCGGGATCCGTCGCTGAGAAGATTGGGCTGCGAGAAGGACAACACCTCTTGTTG CTTGAAGGCCAGATATGTGGGGAGAACCAGAGAATTTCCTTGGAAACCAGCACCCAGGAAGAAGCTTACTGGGTGCTGCATCATTGCTCTGGACCAATCAGGATGCACTATCGGCTCAACGTTGACG TATACCGCCGTCTTCAGTGGGAGCTCGCGGAAGGCACGCGGGTTTCTGGAGACTCCTTCTACATTCGGGTGAACCTCAACATCTCTAGCCATTTGGACAATTGCTCGCTAAGTGTGCAATGTGATGAGGTGGTCCACGTTCTGGACACCAAGAACCAAAGGTTATCTGAATGGCTGTGTGCTCGCGTCGACCCCTACAGCGGCTGCGACCTGCAAGACCGTGGAACTCTTCCTTGCAATTCACG GGCTCAGCAGCTCCTTCTAATGAAAATACAGAAGTTAATGTGTCGAGgtggaaaagaagaaaatgaaattcAGCGTAATGCAAGG AACAATTTGCAACCAGAAGAACCCAGCCCATGTCCTGACTCCAAAGGCAGCCCACGTATGTCGAGAGCAAGCATCTTTCTCAGTCAAATCCTGCAG cttgtcAGCAGAGCAGATGCCAAATACAAGCGACTGAACAGCAATGAGCGTGTGAGGATAATAACCTCCAATTTGTCTACCCTTCCCAGACAAGGGTTAGAAACACTTAGAGCAGAAG CAGACAGCACAGATCCTGAAAGAGAGATGAGCAGAAGTTTGAACCTGATCCCCTACAGTCATGTCACCCCACGAGTGACTGAGAGGAGGAGACCAGTACTATTTACACCCACAGCTTTAGCCCAAACACTTTCACAGAAATTAGTCAACATGGGGGGCGCCCTGGACTTCAGCGTTTGCAAACCGG acatTTTACCCAAAGAGGAATTTAACCAGAAACTGGGTGCAGATTCTTATGTTTACTGCAAAGAAAAACGCGGCTCTTTCGAATTCATCACCAGAGAGTGTATCGAGGCCATCGCTTCAAAG GGCAAACACTGCCTACTGGATGCAGAACTCAGCTGCGTCAAAAACCTTCTGAGGATGGAAATGTACCCAATCATCATTTTCGTCAAGAtctgtgaaaaaaatgtcaagaagcTGCG GAAGTTGCCACTGCGCCTGGAGTCGGAGGAGGAGTTTCTGAAGACATGCAGGCTGAAAAAAAAGGAGCTGGAGGGTATTCCCTGTCTCTACGCCAGCCTGGAGCAAGACGCCTGGCCAGGGACCGATGACCTCGTCAAGGTAATCAAAGAGCGGATATTTGAAGAGCAGAAGAAGACTGTGTGGGTGGAGCAAGATCTTTTGTAG